A single Methylobacterium sp. 17Sr1-1 DNA region contains:
- a CDS encoding NepR family anti-sigma factor, which translates to MGAAGAGCRTGGTPLTPTLSLDALGAGLAAAYDGLVAESVPERLSALLRQLEAREVETARETGRARQAGDGAEAGPPGGIPAGRLALLVGDVPGAGEAASLLARAGLETIRCLDPDAGLEALRVNGGEVALVLIGLPTERDGALDGAGLARAVAMLWPTIHLVVAQPPRPEARVPEAQLPPQAVPIERAPDLLALAEQAARTPRPPVA; encoded by the coding sequence ATGGGCGCGGCGGGCGCCGGGTGCCGGACGGGCGGCACGCCACTCACACCCACCCTCTCCCTCGACGCTCTCGGGGCGGGCCTCGCCGCGGCCTATGACGGCCTGGTGGCCGAATCGGTGCCGGAGCGGCTGAGCGCCCTGCTGCGCCAATTGGAGGCGCGCGAGGTGGAGACGGCCCGGGAGACCGGCCGCGCGCGGCAGGCCGGCGACGGGGCCGAGGCCGGCCCTCCCGGCGGGATCCCCGCCGGCCGCCTCGCCCTCCTGGTCGGCGACGTGCCCGGCGCGGGCGAGGCCGCCTCGCTCCTGGCCCGCGCGGGCCTCGAGACGATCCGCTGCCTCGATCCCGATGCCGGGCTCGAGGCGTTGCGCGTGAACGGCGGCGAGGTCGCCCTGGTGCTGATCGGCCTGCCGACCGAACGCGACGGCGCCCTCGACGGGGCGGGGCTCGCCCGCGCCGTGGCGATGCTCTGGCCGACGATCCACCTCGTCGTGGCGCAGCCGCCCCGGCCCGAGGCCCGCGTGCCCGAGGCGCAGCTGCCGCCGCAGGCGGTGCCGATCGAGCGGGCGCCCGACCTGCTGGCCCTCGCCGAGCAGGCGGCGCGCACGCCGCGCCCGCCGGTAGCGTAA
- a CDS encoding transglutaminase family protein, with the protein MRIRTGYAITFDSPAPTPMLLMLSVHPSRLGDCLTSPAMRFDPPIPARDYADRYGNTCTRIVAPPGRLTISADFLVQDSGWPDDVAPDAVQHPVQDLPDDVMVYLLGSRYCDTDKLSNTAWQLFGHTPEGWARVQAIVDYVHNHIRFDYQRADATRSALDGFNQREGVCRDFAHLAVTFCRCMNIPARYCTGYLGDIGVPAVPDPMDFSAWFEVYLSGRWYTFDARHNRPRIGRIVMARGRDATDVAISTNFGPSLLAGFQVHTDEVP; encoded by the coding sequence ATGAGGATCCGGACCGGGTACGCGATCACCTTCGATTCCCCGGCTCCGACGCCGATGCTGCTGATGCTCAGCGTGCATCCCTCACGGCTCGGCGATTGCCTCACCTCGCCGGCGATGCGCTTCGACCCGCCGATCCCGGCCCGCGACTATGCCGACCGCTACGGCAACACCTGCACCCGGATCGTCGCCCCACCGGGACGGCTGACCATCTCGGCCGACTTCCTGGTCCAGGACAGCGGCTGGCCCGACGATGTCGCGCCCGACGCGGTGCAGCACCCGGTGCAGGACCTGCCCGACGACGTGATGGTCTACCTGCTCGGCAGCCGCTACTGCGACACCGACAAATTGTCGAACACCGCCTGGCAGCTCTTCGGCCACACGCCCGAGGGCTGGGCCCGGGTGCAGGCCATCGTCGACTACGTCCACAACCACATCCGCTTCGACTACCAGCGCGCCGACGCGACCCGCTCGGCCCTCGACGGCTTCAACCAGCGCGAGGGCGTGTGCCGCGACTTCGCGCACCTCGCCGTCACCTTCTGCCGCTGCATGAACATCCCGGCGCGCTACTGCACCGGCTATCTCGGCGATATCGGCGTGCCGGCGGTGCCCGATCCGATGGATTTTTCCGCCTGGTTCGAGGTGTACCTGAGCGGGCGCTGGTACACGTTCGACGCGCGCCACAACAGGCCGCGGATCGGCCGCATCGTCATGGCGCGGGGCCGCGACGCCACCGACGTGGCGATCTCGACCAATTTCGGCCCCTCGCTGCTCGCCGGCTTCCAGGTCCATACCGACGAGGTACCCTGA
- a CDS encoding L,D-transpeptidase, which translates to MKIFATALAGALSVCVLASAPAKAAPYDPFDGNPGEDYYASQPYDAPGYRTQGYYGQGQYGQGQSAGSTDQAQVAPIPRELVPFNGGYAPGTLVVSTAERRLYLVLGDGMALRYGVGVGRPGFTWSGTKTITAKREWPSWTPPKEMLARRPDLPRYMAGGIDNPLGARAMYIGGTLYRIHGSNEPDTIGQAVSSGCIRMTNDDVTDLYSRVKVGAKVVVLN; encoded by the coding sequence ATGAAGATCTTCGCTACCGCCCTGGCGGGCGCTCTGAGCGTGTGCGTTCTTGCCTCCGCGCCGGCCAAGGCCGCGCCCTACGATCCCTTCGACGGCAATCCCGGCGAGGATTACTACGCCAGCCAGCCCTACGACGCGCCGGGCTACCGCACGCAGGGGTATTACGGCCAGGGCCAGTATGGTCAGGGACAATCCGCCGGCAGCACCGATCAGGCGCAGGTCGCCCCGATCCCGCGCGAGCTGGTTCCCTTCAACGGCGGCTACGCCCCGGGCACGCTCGTGGTCTCCACCGCCGAGCGCCGGCTCTACCTCGTGCTGGGCGACGGCATGGCTCTCCGCTACGGCGTTGGCGTCGGCCGCCCGGGCTTCACCTGGTCGGGCACGAAGACGATCACCGCCAAGCGCGAGTGGCCGTCCTGGACGCCCCCGAAGGAGATGCTGGCCCGTCGCCCCGACCTGCCGCGCTACATGGCCGGCGGCATCGACAACCCGCTCGGCGCTCGCGCGATGTATATCGGCGGCACTCTCTACCGCATCCACGGCTCGAACGAGCCCGACACGATCGGCCAGGCCGTGTCCTCCGGCTGCATCCGCATGACCAACGACGACGTCACCGACCTGTATTCGCGGGTCAAGGTCGGCGCCAAGGTGGTGGTGCTGAACTAA
- a CDS encoding phasin, with protein sequence MTQTPNYEIPTEMRDFAEKSVEQARKAFDSFLGAARKTADTLQGSAEMARTNAQETSSRGFSFAEQNVNAAFDLAQKLVRSKDVQEAMQHQAEFVRSQFAAMQTQAREFGGLAQSAMQQSAENAKQAMQQGAEQARNAMQQGAEQARQAMQKGTDAARSATDQATNAAKDAAS encoded by the coding sequence ATGACCCAGACCCCGAACTACGAGATCCCGACCGAGATGCGGGACTTCGCGGAGAAGAGCGTCGAGCAGGCCCGCAAGGCGTTCGACTCGTTCCTCGGCGCGGCGCGCAAGACCGCCGACACCCTCCAGGGCTCGGCCGAGATGGCCCGCACCAACGCCCAGGAGACCTCGAGCCGCGGCTTCTCCTTCGCCGAGCAGAACGTGAACGCCGCGTTCGACCTCGCCCAGAAGCTCGTCCGCTCGAAGGACGTGCAGGAGGCGATGCAGCACCAGGCCGAGTTCGTGCGCAGCCAGTTCGCCGCCATGCAGACGCAGGCCCGCGAGTTCGGCGGCCTCGCCCAGAGCGCGATGCAGCAGAGCGCCGAGAACGCCAAGCAGGCGATGCAACAGGGCGCCGAGCAGGCCCGCAACGCCATGCAGCAGGGTGCCGAGCAGGCCCGCCAGGCGATGCAGAAGGGCACCGACGCCGCCCGCAGCGCCACCGACCAGGCCACCAACGCCGCCAAGGACGCCGCGTCCTAA
- a CDS encoding ATP-binding protein: MGRDVLFETTIEALRAVPAFGQRIAGDDRAVLLLDRTATQLLHASPAAAALRETIADPDGRIDPSLSLAGQLRGSLALPVGTAPPRLERLRLAGRLAPPLLCACLPAALPDGAPGLAVAILDPLPARRPRRAPAATVPAAADPAPEPAPEPAPAEPAPRPAPGPGLRFLWRSDARGCLVEVTGRLPETVGASPLGRSWDELVAGPVEAEPALVEALAERRTFRAVPVRWRIAGTRDAVMVDLSGAPRLGAGRAFAGFSGFGVVHPERVVPAADRPEATEPKPPRPSLRERAAAVIAVGRLPTGEPVQEALPREAPSRPDPAPHGPRPEPDAPDLVALAGATMGELAGLMTAPFAHLGMGWGFGTRPPGPGPDTRLPPVGEPAPRDQADGDPSHDPASAAESPAADPLQATEPLATEPLATKPQGAEPPAEERPGAASLSLNEHAAFREIARALGARFAGDPEGAASAPVPAPHAAPARSAVTPFRGAQALARLPERGAEVALARLVERLPVGLLVHRGDEVLLANRQLLTLADYDSPEALAAAGGPGAIFRGRDPSASPGPGEGAPVALATRTGGSVPVGVSVGVIEWDGAPASLLTIRRLPDTDPVQSLAAAEVHLAHRDANLRETTAILDAVTDGVVVLDEEGRIVRMNRGARDLLGADPREVAGEPLIGLFSPESRPAAQAALLRASAGATATTGDEVMARGPDGPLPLILTLAPVASGPPRRVAAVLRDVSVSRRAEAELVRARREAERASAQKSDFLATISHEVRTPLNAIIGFAEVMLEEQFGPVGSDRYRDYLRDIRASGEHVVSLVNDLLDLAKIEAGHLDLAFAGLSLNDLVAASVALMQPQAARQRVVMRTSFAPGLPAVLADQRSLRQAALNVISNAIKFTDAGGQVIVSTAATDRGGVALRVRDTGIGMSPEEIETALQPFRQIATAQRRGGGTGLGLPLTKALVEANRAALRITSRPGEGTLVEVLFPAGRVLES; encoded by the coding sequence GTGGGTCGGGACGTGCTCTTCGAGACGACGATCGAGGCCCTGCGGGCCGTTCCGGCCTTCGGGCAGCGGATCGCCGGTGACGATCGCGCGGTCCTGCTCCTCGACCGCACGGCCACGCAGCTGCTCCACGCCTCCCCGGCCGCCGCCGCCTTGCGCGAGACGATCGCCGATCCGGACGGGCGGATCGACCCGTCCCTGAGCCTTGCCGGACAGCTGCGCGGCTCCCTGGCCCTGCCCGTCGGGACGGCGCCGCCGCGGCTCGAGCGCCTGCGCCTCGCCGGGCGCCTCGCCCCGCCCCTGCTCTGCGCCTGCCTGCCCGCTGCGCTGCCGGACGGCGCGCCCGGCCTCGCCGTCGCGATCCTCGATCCCCTGCCCGCGCGCCGCCCCCGCCGGGCACCGGCCGCGACGGTTCCGGCCGCCGCGGATCCGGCGCCCGAACCCGCTCCCGAGCCCGCGCCGGCGGAGCCCGCCCCCCGTCCCGCACCCGGTCCCGGCCTGCGCTTCCTGTGGCGCAGCGACGCCCGCGGCTGCCTCGTCGAGGTGACGGGGCGGCTGCCCGAGACCGTCGGCGCGTCGCCGCTCGGCCGGAGCTGGGACGAGCTCGTCGCCGGCCCGGTCGAGGCCGAGCCGGCCCTGGTCGAGGCCCTGGCGGAGCGGAGGACCTTCCGGGCCGTGCCCGTGCGCTGGCGCATCGCCGGAACCCGGGACGCCGTCATGGTCGACCTCTCGGGGGCGCCCCGCCTCGGTGCCGGCCGCGCCTTCGCGGGTTTCAGCGGCTTCGGCGTCGTCCATCCGGAGCGCGTCGTCCCGGCGGCCGACCGGCCGGAAGCGACCGAGCCGAAGCCGCCCCGCCCGTCCCTGCGCGAGCGCGCCGCGGCAGTGATCGCCGTCGGGCGCCTGCCCACCGGAGAGCCCGTCCAGGAGGCCCTACCCAGGGAGGCACCGTCCCGGCCCGACCCGGCCCCGCACGGCCCACGGCCGGAGCCGGACGCGCCCGACCTCGTCGCCCTCGCCGGGGCGACCATGGGGGAGCTGGCCGGCCTGATGACGGCGCCCTTCGCGCATCTCGGGATGGGCTGGGGCTTCGGCACCCGGCCCCCTGGCCCAGGCCCCGACACCCGCCTTCCGCCGGTGGGTGAGCCGGCGCCGCGGGACCAGGCTGACGGCGATCCGTCGCACGATCCGGCTTCCGCGGCGGAGTCGCCGGCCGCGGATCCGCTTCAAGCCACCGAGCCCTTGGCCACCGAGCCCTTGGCCACCAAGCCCCAAGGCGCCGAGCCCCCAGCGGAGGAGCGTCCGGGCGCCGCCTCCCTCTCCCTCAATGAGCACGCGGCGTTCCGGGAGATCGCCCGGGCGCTCGGCGCGCGCTTCGCCGGGGACCCGGAGGGCGCCGCGTCGGCCCCCGTCCCGGCGCCGCATGCTGCGCCGGCGCGGAGTGCAGTGACGCCGTTCCGAGGCGCGCAGGCGCTCGCCCGGCTGCCCGAGCGCGGCGCCGAGGTGGCGCTCGCCCGCCTCGTCGAGCGGCTGCCGGTCGGGCTCCTGGTTCATCGCGGCGACGAGGTGCTGCTCGCCAACCGCCAACTCCTGACCCTGGCGGATTACGACAGCCCCGAGGCCCTGGCGGCGGCCGGCGGCCCGGGGGCGATCTTCCGCGGCCGCGACCCCTCGGCCTCCCCCGGCCCCGGCGAGGGCGCGCCGGTCGCGCTCGCCACCCGGACCGGCGGCAGCGTGCCGGTCGGCGTCAGCGTCGGGGTGATAGAGTGGGACGGCGCGCCGGCGAGCCTGCTCACCATCCGGCGCCTGCCCGATACCGATCCGGTCCAGTCGCTGGCGGCGGCCGAGGTCCATCTCGCCCATCGCGACGCGAACCTGCGGGAAACCACCGCGATCCTCGACGCTGTCACCGATGGGGTGGTGGTGCTCGACGAGGAGGGCCGCATCGTCCGGATGAATCGCGGTGCGCGCGACCTCCTCGGCGCCGATCCGCGCGAGGTCGCGGGCGAACCGCTGATCGGCCTCTTCTCCCCCGAGAGCCGGCCGGCGGCCCAGGCCGCCCTGCTGCGGGCGAGCGCGGGCGCGACCGCGACGACCGGCGACGAGGTGATGGCGCGGGGGCCCGACGGCCCCTTGCCCCTCATCCTGACCCTGGCGCCGGTGGCGAGCGGGCCGCCGCGCCGCGTCGCCGCGGTCCTGCGCGACGTCTCGGTCTCCCGCCGCGCCGAGGCCGAGCTGGTGCGCGCCCGGCGCGAGGCCGAGCGGGCCAGCGCCCAGAAATCCGACTTCCTGGCCACGATCAGCCACGAGGTCCGCACCCCGCTGAACGCCATCATCGGCTTCGCCGAGGTGATGCTAGAGGAGCAGTTCGGCCCCGTCGGCAGCGACCGCTATCGCGACTACCTGCGCGACATCCGGGCTTCCGGCGAGCACGTGGTCAGCCTGGTCAACGACCTGCTCGACCTCGCCAAGATCGAGGCCGGCCACCTCGACCTCGCCTTCGCGGGTCTGTCCCTCAACGACCTCGTGGCGGCCTCGGTCGCCCTGATGCAGCCCCAGGCCGCCCGGCAGCGGGTGGTAATGCGCACGAGCTTCGCCCCCGGCCTGCCGGCGGTGCTGGCCGACCAGCGCTCCCTGCGCCAGGCCGCCCTCAACGTGATCTCGAACGCGATCAAGTTCACCGATGCGGGCGGGCAGGTCATCGTCTCGACGGCGGCGACCGACCGGGGCGGCGTGGCGCTGCGGGTGCGCGACACCGGCATCGGCATGAGCCCGGAGGAGATCGAGACGGCGCTACAGCCGTTCCGGCAGATCGCGACCGCGCAGCGCCGCGGCGGCGGCACGGGTCTGGGCCTGCCGCTGACCAAGGCCCTCGTCGAGGCCAACCGCGCCGCGCTCCGGATCACCAGCCGCCCGGGCGAGGGCACGCTGGTCGAGGTGCTGTTTCCGGCCGGTCGCGTGCTCGAATCCTGA
- a CDS encoding ABC transporter substrate-binding protein: protein MSPRPAAIAALLVLALSASPAGPAAAADALPLTVLTERTGPTAAAGTSLANGLADYLAMLGRRDGGVGGTPLAVEECETGGEAARALACYEAAVARGSIALVPGSADAALALLPRLAADRMPLVAAGYGPAAMARGDVLPWAFAPPATVWDSLSAALAHVAQGGSEDSPQGRSVAYIHRDSPAGREPEPVLRALAAEAGLAFRAYALPDGADEGAGPWRAVRAADPDFVILDATAGLAGTPLRDAAAAGLPLNRVVTVGWTGEDDLLRPAAGARDLTAKGLRTVTWHAPGDSFPAFDQIDLLVIDAGLSRTPKEENAGPLYNRGVYAGVILAEGIRNAKALAGTRVIDGSAMRRGLEAINLDPVRWKELGLVGFARRLRLSCADHSGRRPLTVQEWTGARWVQVGDEIPPPRERIAPHLDAAVAALAERVATETGTAGAKPREACSPGP, encoded by the coding sequence ATGTCGCCCCGCCCCGCCGCCATCGCCGCCCTCCTCGTCCTCGCCCTCTCGGCTTCCCCGGCCGGCCCCGCTGCCGCGGCCGACGCCCTGCCGCTGACCGTGCTCACCGAGCGCACCGGCCCGACGGCCGCCGCCGGGACCTCCCTGGCGAACGGGCTCGCCGACTACCTCGCCATGCTCGGGCGGCGCGACGGCGGCGTCGGAGGCACCCCCCTCGCGGTCGAGGAATGCGAGACCGGGGGCGAGGCGGCGCGGGCGCTCGCCTGCTACGAGGCGGCGGTCGCCCGCGGCAGCATCGCGCTCGTGCCCGGCAGTGCCGACGCGGCCCTGGCGCTGCTGCCGCGCCTCGCTGCCGACCGGATGCCGCTCGTCGCCGCCGGCTACGGTCCGGCCGCGATGGCGCGGGGCGACGTGCTGCCCTGGGCCTTCGCGCCGCCGGCCACGGTCTGGGATTCGCTGAGCGCGGCGCTCGCGCATGTCGCGCAGGGCGGCAGCGAGGACAGCCCGCAAGGCCGCAGCGTGGCCTATATCCACCGCGACAGCCCGGCGGGCCGCGAGCCGGAGCCGGTGCTGCGGGCGCTGGCCGCCGAGGCCGGCCTCGCCTTCCGCGCCTACGCCCTGCCGGACGGCGCCGACGAGGGCGCGGGCCCCTGGCGCGCGGTCCGGGCCGCGGATCCCGACTTCGTGATCCTCGATGCCACCGCCGGCCTCGCCGGCACCCCTCTGCGCGACGCGGCCGCCGCCGGTCTGCCGCTCAACCGCGTCGTCACGGTGGGCTGGACCGGCGAGGACGACCTGCTGCGGCCGGCCGCCGGCGCCCGCGACCTCACCGCCAAGGGCCTGCGCACCGTGACCTGGCACGCGCCGGGCGACAGCTTCCCGGCCTTCGACCAGATCGACCTCCTGGTGATCGATGCCGGGCTGTCGCGCACGCCCAAGGAGGAGAATGCCGGCCCGCTCTACAACCGCGGCGTCTATGCCGGGGTGATCCTGGCCGAGGGCATCCGCAACGCGAAAGCCCTTGCCGGAACGCGGGTGATCGACGGGTCCGCGATGCGCCGCGGGCTGGAGGCCATCAACCTCGATCCGGTGCGCTGGAAGGAGCTCGGCCTCGTCGGCTTCGCCCGCCGCCTGCGCCTGTCCTGCGCCGACCATAGCGGGCGCCGCCCGCTCACCGTGCAGGAATGGACCGGCGCCCGTTGGGTGCAGGTCGGCGACGAGATCCCGCCCCCGCGCGAGCGGATCGCGCCTCATCTCGACGCGGCGGTGGCGGCCCTGGCCGAGCGCGTCGCCACCGAGACCGGCACCGCCGGCGCGAAGCCCCGGGAAGCCTGCTCGCCGGGACCCTGA
- a CDS encoding MFS family transporter, translating to MTSTAQSRPAAADGLASQDPTIAAYDNKARIKAIIGSSSGNLVEWYDFYAYAFTAIYFKDVFFPGSDPTVQLINTAAVFAIGFLMRPIGGWLFGRVADRYGRKTSMLISVMMMCAGSLVIAILPTYGQIGIFAPILLLLARMAQGLSVGGEYGTSATYMSEVALKGKRGFYGSFQYVTLIGGQLLASLVVVLVTLTLDDKAMTAWGWRIPFFIGAAAAVVALYLRRSLHETSTAATRTSREAGSMASIWRNHRRAFITVLGYTAGGSLIFYTFTTYMQKYLVNTTHMDKKTANLVMTAVLFTYMVAQPFFGIFADKFGRKTAMLLFGGLTTLLTVPLLHAIADAKSPIVAYLLITAALLCVSFYTSISGLVKAEMFPAEVRALGVGLSYAIANAIFGGSAEFVALTFKEAGYETTFYWYVTAMCAVAFLVSLQMPDSRRSGYLQGDGTA from the coding sequence ATGACCAGCACCGCCCAGAGCCGGCCCGCGGCCGCCGACGGCCTCGCCTCGCAAGACCCGACCATCGCGGCCTACGACAACAAGGCCCGCATCAAGGCCATCATCGGCTCCTCGTCGGGCAACCTCGTCGAGTGGTACGACTTCTACGCCTACGCCTTCACGGCGATCTACTTCAAGGACGTGTTCTTCCCGGGCTCCGACCCGACGGTGCAACTCATCAACACCGCGGCGGTGTTCGCGATCGGCTTCCTGATGCGGCCGATCGGCGGCTGGCTGTTCGGCCGCGTCGCCGACCGCTACGGCCGCAAGACCTCGATGCTGATCTCCGTGATGATGATGTGCGCCGGCTCGCTCGTCATCGCGATCCTGCCGACCTACGGCCAGATCGGCATCTTCGCCCCGATCCTGCTGCTGCTCGCCCGCATGGCGCAGGGGCTGTCGGTCGGCGGCGAGTACGGCACCTCGGCGACCTACATGAGCGAGGTGGCGCTGAAGGGGAAGCGCGGCTTCTACGGCTCGTTCCAGTACGTCACGCTGATCGGCGGCCAGCTCCTCGCCTCGCTCGTCGTGGTGCTGGTGACGCTGACCCTCGACGACAAGGCGATGACCGCCTGGGGCTGGCGCATCCCGTTCTTCATCGGGGCCGCCGCCGCCGTGGTCGCGCTCTACCTGCGGCGCTCGCTGCACGAGACCTCGACCGCCGCGACCCGCACCTCGCGCGAGGCCGGCAGCATGGCGTCGATCTGGCGCAACCACCGCCGCGCCTTCATCACCGTGCTCGGCTACACCGCCGGCGGCTCGCTGATCTTCTACACCTTCACCACGTACATGCAGAAGTACCTGGTGAACACCACCCATATGGACAAGAAGACCGCCAACCTGGTGATGACGGCGGTGCTGTTCACCTACATGGTGGCACAGCCGTTCTTCGGCATCTTCGCCGACAAGTTCGGCCGCAAGACCGCGATGCTGCTGTTCGGCGGGCTCACCACGCTGCTGACGGTGCCGCTGCTGCACGCGATCGCCGACGCCAAGAGCCCGATCGTCGCCTACCTGCTGATCACCGCGGCGCTGCTATGCGTCTCGTTCTACACCTCGATCAGCGGGCTCGTGAAAGCCGAGATGTTCCCGGCCGAGGTGCGGGCGCTCGGCGTCGGCCTGTCCTACGCCATCGCCAACGCGATCTTCGGCGGCTCGGCCGAGTTCGTGGCCCTCACCTTCAAGGAGGCCGGCTACGAGACCACCTTCTACTGGTACGTGACGGCGATGTGCGCCGTGGCGTTCCTGGTCTCGCTCCAGATGCCCGACAGCCGCCGCTCCGGCTACCTTCAGGGCGACGGGACGGCGTAA
- the msrP gene encoding protein-methionine-sulfoxide reductase catalytic subunit MsrP, with amino-acid sequence MHIKVKRDWEMPERLATPESIFLDRRALIGGSLGLAASSLVGGPALAAVPGEGTGAVKTADLYPAKQNPAYTLDRPVTAERYSADYNNFYEYGTNKTVTPGSNALKVQPWTIKVDGLVEKPFEIGFEDLVRKMALEERLYRHRCVEAWSMAVPWTGFPLAALVALAKPTGDAKYIQMQTFMDKAMAPGQRAFFYPWPYTEGLTLAEANNELAFMVTGVYGKPLLNQFGAPLRLAVPWKYGFKSVKSINRITFTAERPKTFWEGLQASEYGFWANVNPAVPHPRWSQASERVLGTDERVPTLIYNGYGAQVADLYKGLEKERLFA; translated from the coding sequence ATGCACATCAAGGTCAAGCGCGACTGGGAGATGCCCGAGCGCCTCGCCACGCCCGAATCGATCTTCCTCGACCGCCGGGCGCTCATCGGCGGCAGCCTCGGCCTGGCCGCTTCCTCCCTCGTCGGCGGGCCGGCGCTCGCCGCCGTACCGGGGGAAGGGACCGGCGCGGTGAAGACCGCCGATCTCTACCCGGCCAAGCAGAACCCGGCCTACACCCTCGACCGGCCGGTGACGGCGGAGCGCTACAGCGCCGACTACAACAATTTCTACGAGTACGGCACCAACAAGACCGTCACCCCGGGCTCCAACGCCCTGAAGGTCCAGCCCTGGACGATCAAGGTCGACGGCCTCGTCGAGAAGCCGTTCGAGATCGGCTTCGAGGACCTGGTGCGCAAGATGGCGCTGGAGGAGCGGCTCTATCGCCACCGCTGCGTCGAGGCGTGGTCGATGGCGGTGCCGTGGACCGGTTTCCCGCTCGCCGCCCTGGTGGCGCTGGCCAAGCCCACCGGCGACGCCAAGTACATCCAGATGCAGACCTTCATGGACAAGGCGATGGCGCCGGGCCAGCGGGCGTTCTTCTACCCCTGGCCCTACACCGAAGGCCTGACGCTGGCCGAGGCGAACAACGAGCTCGCCTTCATGGTGACGGGCGTCTACGGCAAGCCGCTGCTCAACCAGTTCGGCGCGCCGCTGCGGCTCGCCGTGCCGTGGAAGTACGGCTTCAAGTCGGTGAAGTCGATCAACCGCATCACCTTCACGGCGGAGCGGCCCAAGACCTTCTGGGAGGGCCTGCAGGCCTCGGAATACGGGTTCTGGGCCAACGTGAACCCGGCCGTGCCGCATCCGCGCTGGAGCCAGGCGAGCGAGCGGGTGCTGGGCACCGACGAGCGGGTGCCGACGCTGATCTACAACGGCTACGGCGCCCAGGTCGCCGACCTCTACAAGGGGCTCGAGAAGGAGCGCCTGTTCGCCTGA
- the soxA gene encoding sulfur oxidation c-type cytochrome SoxA, which translates to MRRPRGRTLASLALAAALLLGPAAAQSTSSQVLSQGIPAAERRSGFDQMAPETRAMQADDTANPGMLWVQDGADLFARAPSPGIPACAGCHAEAAMRGVAARYPAWDEATARPVDLEGRINLCRTRHQAATPLPREGRDLLALSAYLGHLSRSLPLAPPDDPRLAPARAEGRALFETPMGQLGFSCAACHDAQWGRRLGASTIPQGHPNGYPLYRLEWQDLGSLERRLRNCLTGMRAEPLTPGSAEAVALTLYLMQRAAPLPVEIPAVRP; encoded by the coding sequence ATGCGCCGACCAAGAGGACGGACGCTCGCCAGCCTCGCCCTCGCGGCAGCCCTGCTCCTCGGCCCCGCCGCGGCGCAAAGCACCTCGTCCCAAGTCTTATCCCAAGGGATCCCGGCAGCCGAGCGCCGCTCCGGCTTCGACCAGATGGCGCCCGAGACCCGGGCGATGCAGGCCGACGACACCGCCAATCCGGGCATGCTCTGGGTCCAGGACGGGGCGGACCTCTTCGCCCGGGCGCCCTCCCCCGGGATCCCCGCCTGCGCCGGCTGCCACGCGGAAGCCGCGATGCGCGGCGTCGCCGCCCGCTACCCGGCCTGGGACGAGGCGACGGCGCGACCGGTCGACCTCGAAGGACGGATCAACCTCTGCCGCACCCGTCACCAGGCCGCGACGCCGCTGCCGCGGGAGGGCCGCGACCTCCTGGCGCTCTCCGCCTATCTCGGCCATCTCTCCCGCTCGCTGCCGCTGGCACCACCGGACGATCCCCGCCTCGCGCCGGCCCGGGCCGAGGGACGGGCCCTGTTCGAGACGCCGATGGGCCAGCTCGGCTTCTCCTGCGCCGCCTGCCACGACGCGCAGTGGGGCCGGCGCCTCGGCGCGAGCACGATCCCGCAGGGGCACCCGAACGGCTACCCGCTCTACCGGCTCGAATGGCAGGACCTCGGCTCGCTGGAGCGGCGCCTGCGCAACTGCCTCACCGGCATGCGGGCCGAGCCGCTCACCCCCGGCTCGGCGGAGGCGGTGGCGCTCACCCTCTACCTGATGCAGCGCGCCGCACCCCTGCCCGTGGAGATTCCGGCCGTGCGTCCGTGA
- the nthA gene encoding nitrile hydratase subunit alpha, translated as MAQDHDHHDHDHHGHDHHGHDHPHGSELSPMDLRVRALESILVEKGYVDPAALDVLIETYETKVGPHNGARVVARAWIDPAFKARLLQDGSAAMRELDVGGRGGEHMVVVENTPDEHNLVVCTLCSCYPWPVLGLPPVWYKSPPYRSRAVIDPRGVLAEFGTSLPPETRIRVWDSTAELRYMVLPMRPPGTEGLDEAALAGLVTRDSMIGTGLPASPGQGARA; from the coding sequence ATGGCGCAAGACCACGACCACCATGACCACGACCATCACGGTCACGATCACCATGGCCACGACCACCCGCACGGCAGCGAGTTGTCGCCGATGGACCTGCGGGTGCGGGCCCTCGAGTCGATCCTGGTCGAGAAGGGCTACGTCGATCCGGCCGCCCTCGACGTGCTGATCGAGACCTACGAGACCAAGGTCGGGCCGCATAACGGCGCCCGGGTGGTGGCCCGGGCCTGGATCGATCCCGCCTTCAAGGCGCGGCTCCTCCAGGACGGCAGCGCGGCGATGCGCGAGCTCGATGTCGGCGGGCGCGGCGGCGAGCACATGGTGGTGGTCGAGAACACGCCCGACGAGCACAACCTCGTCGTCTGCACCCTGTGCTCCTGCTATCCCTGGCCGGTGCTCGGCCTGCCGCCGGTCTGGTACAAGTCGCCGCCCTACCGCTCCCGCGCCGTCATCGACCCGCGCGGCGTGCTCGCCGAGTTCGGCACGAGCCTGCCGCCCGAGACGCGGATCCGGGTGTGGGATTCGACCGCGGAGCTGCGCTACATGGTGCTGCCGATGCGGCCTCCCGGCACCGAGGGCCTCGACGAGGCGGCGCTCGCCGGCCTCGTCACCCGCGATTCGATGATCGGCACCGGGCTCCCCGCGAGCCCCGGCCAGGGGGCCCGCGCATGA